From Spirosoma agri, one genomic window encodes:
- a CDS encoding MATE family efflux transporter — protein MSTFRTYRAEFVDTLRLSVPIIIAQLGVVLMGVTDNLFVGRLLGAVPLGAAGLANSLSFLMSSIGVGGLTVVAALVSKAHSQNDAAAVNRLFRGGSRVAMLFSMVFGGLSVLLAFNFDLFGQTAEVTKLARDFMLMLSLSLFPLLVFVATRQLADGLRYPRVAMAITMSALGLNAFFNYVLIKGVGPFPELGLMGSATATLLSRLFMAGAMLAYVYRSARFRPYLLKAFSNLPTTDEVRTTLRLGIPGGLTFFFEVATFSLAVVIVGWLGEDRLAAHQIAINMASVTYMMATGISSAAAIRVSAAVGKSSREGAFRAGVAAFMLSVGFMSLAAVLFLTANDWLVSLYIRDSPDVMRIAASLVIVGGFFQLSDGVQVVALGCLRGLSDVNVPTIITLFAYWVVALPLSYVLAFPFKMDAIGVWIGLLLGLSIAAVLLTVRFFRRLHRFDQTLISPQTSAGVH, from the coding sequence ATGTCCACCTTTCGTACGTATCGCGCTGAATTCGTAGACACCCTTCGGCTGAGTGTGCCTATTATCATTGCCCAACTGGGTGTTGTACTGATGGGCGTTACGGACAACCTGTTCGTCGGTCGATTACTGGGGGCCGTACCTCTGGGTGCGGCCGGACTAGCGAACTCATTATCATTTTTGATGTCGAGCATCGGGGTTGGCGGGTTGACCGTTGTCGCGGCCCTCGTGTCGAAAGCGCACAGCCAGAACGATGCGGCTGCCGTCAATCGGTTGTTTCGGGGCGGGTCACGGGTAGCCATGCTGTTTAGTATGGTATTCGGCGGTTTATCTGTCCTGCTGGCGTTTAATTTTGACCTGTTCGGGCAGACCGCCGAGGTGACCAAACTAGCGCGGGACTTCATGCTGATGCTGAGCCTGTCGCTGTTTCCGTTGCTCGTCTTCGTGGCCACCCGGCAACTCGCCGATGGGTTGCGCTACCCCCGCGTGGCTATGGCGATCACGATGTCAGCGCTGGGATTGAATGCTTTTTTCAATTACGTACTCATCAAAGGCGTGGGGCCGTTTCCGGAATTAGGGCTGATGGGGTCAGCTACGGCTACGCTGCTTTCGCGCCTGTTCATGGCCGGAGCTATGCTGGCCTACGTGTATCGATCCGCGCGATTTCGGCCCTATCTATTGAAAGCGTTCTCAAACCTGCCAACGACTGACGAAGTCAGAACCACGCTACGGTTGGGCATTCCGGGTGGATTGACCTTTTTCTTTGAGGTCGCTACCTTTTCGCTAGCCGTCGTGATTGTGGGCTGGCTAGGCGAGGACAGACTGGCGGCTCACCAAATTGCGATCAACATGGCGTCCGTAACGTACATGATGGCTACGGGCATTTCGTCGGCTGCGGCCATTCGTGTGAGTGCGGCTGTAGGGAAGAGCAGTCGTGAGGGCGCTTTTCGGGCGGGCGTAGCCGCCTTTATGCTGTCCGTTGGCTTTATGAGTCTGGCTGCCGTACTGTTTCTTACGGCGAATGACTGGCTCGTATCGCTGTACATTCGCGATAGTCCCGACGTGATGCGCATTGCGGCTTCACTGGTTATCGTTGGCGGATTTTTTCAGCTCTCCGATGGCGTTCAGGTGGTGGCGCTGGGCTGTCTCCGCGGCTTGTCGGACGTGAACGTACCGACGATCATTACCCTCTTTGCCTATTGGGTCGTGGCTTTGCCGCTAAGCTACGTGCTCGCGTTCCCTTTTAAGATGGATGCGATTGGTGTCTGGATCGGCCTGTTGCTGGGGTTGAGCATTGCCGCCGTGCTACTTACCGTCCGATTTTTCAGGCGGTTACATCGCTTCGACCAAACACTGATTAGTCCGCAGACTAGTGCTGGGGTTCACTGA
- a CDS encoding SusC/RagA family TonB-linked outer membrane protein — translation MPIYLLNYERKGLRQWWLLILFLLTSAVSYAQTITGTVTDGATGEALAGTTIQVKGTNVGATSDSKGQYQITLPATGKVLVFSFIGYQPLEITVGNRSVVDAKLTATDNALSEVVVVGYGVQNRRDITTSIGSVKARDLANQPVASFDQALTAKIAGVQVSQTSGAPGAALSVRVRGTGSISAGNDPLYVIDGIPLSRDTKFATGSTNTQFPDNPINVLSTINTDDIESIEVLKDASAAAIYGSRGSNGVVLLTTKRGKEGKTVVNYDSYVGVQQVSKKIDLLDAYQYSQISYEAKNNAYLDRNPTGRATDSNDIRSKGVGAPSTLIQPEIVPYLSNQSGLTNTDWQDAIFRSAAITNHTLSISGGKENVKFYVSGNYMNQRGVVISSGFKRYSARANVEVKSGRLTAGVNLNPTYAYHDLVKAEGPYLGEGVVGLALQAAPIFPVTNADGTYNFGNNGWGYGATSILNPVAIANQVSDKLSQLRVLGNVYAQYNITKDLSYRLSLGTDINTFQRDYYRPSTLEIRDRKGASTPTGFSRAQNFVDWLVENTLNYNHSFGLHTVSALAGFSSQKDRRVANELTATNFPNDLVYTLNAGQVSSGSSDVQEWSLLSYLGRVQYDYNGKYLLSAAVRADGSSRFGRNNRYGYFPSVSAGWNISQESFLKPVTWLSDLKLRASYGLTGNFQIPNYGSISLLSYQNYILGNETIVSGLAPGNSANDKLKWEKTAMFDIGFDVSFLRNRLNLTVDYYNANTSDLLLNVPVPRASGFSTELQNIGKVNNQGVEFTLGTRQTFGQFRWEASANIAANRNKVKALGPSGDPIIVAGGVAGAQFITQIGHPIGEYYTYVNDGVYKNQAELDANPALHVSTARPGDFKFRDVSGPNGVPDGKFDLSSDRTVTGSYFPKYTFGFTNNFAYKGFDLSFAIQGVQGHKILNLLRRYVYNMEGNGNLFVGALDRWQSADNPGNGLVNRANRLASGSNGEISTWHIESGSYVRIRNITLGYTLPTALLQKIRLSRARLYVTTQNPFTFTKYLGYNPEVNSRPDSALSSGEDYGTYPLPRTTSVGLNLSF, via the coding sequence ATGCCCATTTATTTACTCAATTATGAGCGGAAAGGACTTCGGCAGTGGTGGCTGCTAATCCTTTTTCTGCTGACCTCCGCCGTTAGTTATGCCCAGACAATCACCGGAACGGTCACCGATGGGGCCACTGGCGAAGCACTGGCCGGGACGACGATCCAGGTCAAAGGAACCAATGTTGGTGCGACGAGCGACTCGAAAGGTCAGTATCAGATTACGCTACCCGCCACCGGCAAGGTACTTGTGTTCTCATTTATCGGTTACCAACCCCTCGAAATTACAGTAGGTAACCGGAGTGTAGTTGATGCCAAGCTGACCGCCACCGACAACGCACTGAGCGAGGTTGTCGTGGTCGGGTATGGGGTGCAGAATCGGCGTGACATTACCACCTCTATCGGCTCGGTGAAGGCGCGGGATCTGGCGAATCAGCCAGTTGCCAGTTTTGATCAGGCGTTGACCGCTAAAATCGCCGGGGTACAGGTTTCGCAAACGTCAGGTGCGCCGGGTGCCGCTTTGTCCGTCCGGGTGCGGGGAACTGGCTCGATCAGTGCTGGAAATGACCCACTGTATGTGATCGATGGTATCCCCCTCTCGCGCGATACCAAATTTGCTACCGGGAGTACTAACACGCAGTTTCCTGATAACCCGATCAACGTTCTGAGTACGATCAATACCGATGATATTGAGAGTATCGAAGTGCTGAAAGATGCGTCGGCTGCGGCCATTTACGGTTCACGCGGGTCGAACGGGGTAGTACTGTTGACCACAAAGCGGGGTAAAGAAGGTAAAACGGTAGTTAATTATGACTCGTATGTGGGTGTTCAGCAGGTGTCGAAAAAGATCGATTTGCTCGATGCTTATCAGTATTCGCAGATCAGCTACGAAGCGAAAAACAACGCTTACCTCGACCGGAATCCAACGGGCCGAGCTACCGATTCGAACGATATTCGGAGTAAGGGCGTGGGTGCACCGAGTACGCTCATTCAGCCCGAAATTGTTCCTTATCTATCCAATCAGTCTGGTTTGACCAACACGGACTGGCAGGATGCTATTTTCCGGTCAGCCGCGATTACGAACCATACGTTGTCTATTTCCGGCGGGAAGGAGAACGTGAAGTTCTACGTATCGGGAAATTACATGAACCAGCGGGGCGTCGTGATTAGTTCGGGTTTCAAGCGCTACAGTGCCCGCGCCAACGTGGAGGTGAAAAGCGGTCGGCTGACGGCTGGTGTCAACCTGAATCCAACGTACGCTTACCACGATCTTGTTAAGGCCGAAGGGCCCTACCTGGGCGAAGGCGTTGTGGGTTTAGCGTTACAGGCGGCCCCGATCTTTCCGGTGACCAATGCCGACGGAACCTACAATTTCGGTAATAATGGCTGGGGCTATGGGGCCACGTCTATCCTGAATCCGGTGGCGATTGCCAATCAGGTGAGTGACAAACTGAGCCAGCTTCGGGTACTGGGCAACGTGTACGCGCAATATAATATTACGAAAGACTTGTCGTACCGGCTTAGCCTTGGCACTGACATCAATACGTTCCAGCGTGATTATTACCGGCCCTCGACGCTCGAAATTCGGGATCGTAAGGGGGCATCAACGCCAACCGGATTTTCGCGGGCACAGAATTTCGTAGACTGGCTCGTTGAAAACACGCTGAACTATAACCATTCGTTCGGGCTGCATACCGTTTCGGCGCTGGCGGGTTTCTCATCGCAGAAAGACCGTCGGGTCGCCAATGAACTGACCGCTACCAACTTCCCGAATGATCTGGTCTATACGCTCAACGCCGGTCAGGTTTCGTCGGGTAGTTCCGATGTTCAGGAGTGGTCATTGCTGTCGTATCTGGGTCGGGTGCAGTATGACTACAACGGCAAATACCTCCTCTCGGCAGCGGTACGGGCCGATGGCTCATCACGCTTCGGACGGAATAACCGCTACGGTTACTTCCCATCTGTATCGGCTGGCTGGAATATATCCCAGGAGTCGTTTCTGAAACCGGTTACGTGGTTGAGCGACCTGAAACTACGCGCCAGCTATGGATTGACGGGTAACTTCCAGATTCCGAACTACGGCTCGATCAGTCTGCTTAGCTATCAGAACTACATTCTTGGCAACGAGACTATCGTGAGTGGTCTGGCACCGGGTAACTCGGCCAATGATAAACTGAAGTGGGAAAAAACGGCCATGTTCGATATTGGCTTCGACGTTAGTTTTCTTCGCAATCGCCTGAACCTGACGGTCGATTATTACAATGCCAATACCTCGGATCTGCTGCTGAATGTGCCCGTGCCGCGCGCATCGGGGTTCAGTACTGAATTGCAGAATATCGGCAAGGTGAACAATCAAGGGGTTGAGTTTACGCTGGGGACGCGCCAGACGTTTGGTCAGTTCCGCTGGGAAGCTAGCGCGAACATTGCCGCTAACCGCAACAAAGTAAAAGCACTCGGACCCTCGGGCGATCCCATTATTGTGGCGGGTGGCGTAGCGGGTGCGCAGTTCATTACCCAGATCGGTCACCCGATTGGTGAGTATTACACGTATGTCAACGATGGTGTTTATAAGAATCAGGCTGAACTGGATGCCAATCCAGCCCTGCACGTGTCGACAGCCCGGCCCGGCGATTTCAAATTCCGTGATGTGAGCGGCCCCAATGGCGTACCCGACGGTAAGTTCGACCTGAGCAGCGACCGGACGGTTACGGGCAGCTACTTCCCGAAATACACGTTCGGCTTTACGAACAACTTCGCCTACAAAGGGTTCGATTTGAGCTTTGCGATTCAGGGTGTTCAGGGACATAAAATTCTGAACCTGCTGCGTCGCTACGTCTATAACATGGAAGGCAACGGTAACCTGTTCGTTGGTGCGCTGGATCGCTGGCAATCAGCTGACAATCCGGGTAATGGACTGGTCAACCGCGCGAATCGGCTGGCTTCGGGATCGAACGGGGAGATTTCGACCTGGCACATCGAAAGCGGATCGTACGTACGTATCCGGAACATTACGCTGGGCTACACGCTGCCAACCGCCCTCTTGCAGAAGATACGCCTGAGTCGTGCCCGGCTTTACGTGACCACCCAAAATCCGTTCACGTTTACCAAGTACCTCGGCTACAATCCCGAAGTAAACAGCCGTCCCGACAGTGCGTTGTCATCGGGTGAAGATTATGGAACGTATCCATTGCCCCGCACAACATCGGTTGGCCTCAACTTATCGTTCTAA
- a CDS encoding RagB/SusD family nutrient uptake outer membrane protein, translating to MKKLTLLVAVFMGLTACQKDFLDLKPLSQPNVDNFYKTANDFGNAVNGAYDALQSSTQYGGDYNTVIETRSDNVLDNDPSSGSGLRYNIDRFIEPTTNSVLRDTWGSLYTGINRCNLILDKIDAVTMDATLKARYKGEAQFIRALSYFNLVRLWGKVPLVLTAGSTTDARAYTRNEIADIYAAIEKDLTAAAAGLPASYTGTDIGRATSGSAKGLLGKVYVTEKKYDLAVAVLRDVVTGTTYQLLPNVADVFSVTNKNNAELLFAVKFRKGGLLGEGHGSWFGTSIGDNIEPSLRAAYSAGDKRLPLTVQVPVPTSINAVPRKFYDELSATSDVGNDFPVLRFADVLLLYAEALNGVGYQASGDAFTALNRVRTRAGVANYTSAQLATKEAFQTAIINERRLELALESDRWFDLIRTGTAVDAIKVTGITMPAYRTVYPIPQSEIDVYNNKTSFPQNEGY from the coding sequence ATGAAAAAACTAACCTTACTTGTTGCGGTCTTCATGGGTCTGACCGCCTGCCAGAAAGATTTTCTGGATTTGAAGCCCTTGTCACAACCGAACGTCGATAACTTTTACAAAACCGCCAACGACTTTGGCAATGCGGTCAACGGAGCGTACGATGCTTTACAGAGCTCGACCCAATACGGTGGCGATTACAACACCGTGATCGAAACCCGGAGCGATAATGTACTCGATAATGACCCATCGTCGGGTTCGGGATTGCGCTACAACATCGACCGTTTCATTGAGCCAACAACGAATTCGGTTCTGCGCGATACGTGGGGAAGCCTGTACACGGGTATCAACCGGTGTAATCTGATCCTGGATAAGATCGACGCGGTGACGATGGACGCTACGCTGAAAGCCCGCTACAAAGGGGAAGCGCAGTTTATCCGGGCGTTGTCGTATTTCAACCTGGTTCGGCTGTGGGGAAAAGTACCCCTTGTTCTGACGGCTGGTTCGACGACCGACGCCCGTGCCTACACGCGGAATGAAATCGCGGATATTTATGCGGCCATCGAAAAGGATCTGACAGCGGCTGCGGCTGGTTTGCCCGCTAGCTACACGGGTACTGACATTGGTCGGGCCACGTCGGGTTCGGCGAAAGGGCTGCTTGGCAAAGTATACGTAACCGAAAAGAAATATGATCTGGCCGTGGCTGTTCTGAGGGATGTCGTGACGGGTACAACGTATCAGTTGCTTCCCAATGTTGCCGACGTATTTTCCGTAACGAACAAGAACAATGCGGAGCTTCTGTTTGCGGTGAAATTTAGAAAAGGTGGCTTACTGGGCGAAGGACACGGTTCGTGGTTCGGGACGAGCATCGGCGATAACATTGAGCCGTCGCTGCGGGCCGCGTATTCGGCGGGGGATAAGCGTCTTCCGCTAACCGTACAGGTTCCTGTTCCGACGAGTATCAATGCCGTACCGAGAAAGTTCTATGACGAACTATCGGCAACGAGTGATGTAGGCAACGACTTCCCGGTGCTGCGCTTTGCCGATGTCCTGTTGTTATATGCCGAAGCACTGAACGGCGTTGGCTATCAGGCCAGCGGTGATGCCTTTACGGCATTGAACCGGGTGCGAACCCGCGCGGGTGTTGCAAACTACACGTCGGCTCAGCTCGCTACCAAAGAAGCCTTCCAAACGGCAATCATTAACGAGCGTCGTCTCGAACTGGCGCTGGAAAGCGACCGCTGGTTCGACCTAATTCGTACGGGTACGGCGGTAGATGCGATTAAAGTGACGGGTATTACCATGCCCGCGTATCGCACGGTTTACCCAATTCCGCAATCGGAAATTGATGTGTACAACAACAAGACCAGTTTCCCGCAAAACGAAGGATATTGA
- a CDS encoding sensor histidine kinase produces MDRFAIGIGWRIAVMVMLTIALTYFYLQGSNGLLLFPLVILQLVVSVNLYRYVTSLNRKLTRFLESVRYSDFAVAFRADSNLGSSFHELNDQFNEVLDAFRQARAEKEANLHYVNTIVQHVSVGLLTFDAAGQVELVNQTALRLLGTYRLRTLSDLNATHADLVTVLKSSTASSTPVSYQTGTDGELSVRCTAVRLRGRLVTVASLQNIRSELQQRELDAWQNLTKVLRHEIMNSITPIVSLAGTMRDIVETDLVPIAEAGILLETGSPDSRSSSTLSSSVTDLRDALTTIEQRGAGVMRFVDAYRHFTTIPQPNFAEVSVDQLLRHVVQLTQANNQKHPVNITTTIVLPNLAIRADADQIEMVLINLLKNAVESMEKTPNPAIHLEALADGPRVIISVSDNGPGIEPEALEQIFIPFYTTKKTGSGIGLSLSRQIMQLHDGQLTATSTPGKGSTFNLAF; encoded by the coding sequence ATGGATCGCTTTGCCATAGGCATCGGGTGGCGCATTGCGGTTATGGTAATGCTAACCATTGCGCTAACCTACTTTTATCTCCAGGGTAGTAATGGTTTACTACTTTTCCCCCTCGTTATTCTCCAGCTAGTCGTATCGGTAAACCTTTACCGATACGTCACTAGTTTGAATCGCAAGCTGACCCGATTTCTGGAATCGGTACGCTATTCTGATTTCGCCGTTGCGTTTCGGGCCGACAGCAACCTAGGCTCATCGTTTCACGAACTCAACGACCAGTTCAACGAAGTCCTCGATGCGTTTCGTCAGGCACGGGCGGAGAAGGAGGCCAATCTGCACTATGTCAATACGATTGTTCAGCACGTTAGCGTAGGCTTGCTGACGTTCGATGCCGCCGGTCAGGTGGAGCTGGTCAATCAGACCGCCCTGCGGTTATTGGGTACTTATCGCCTTCGTACACTCAGCGACCTCAACGCTACCCACGCGGACCTGGTGACGGTACTCAAATCGTCAACCGCGTCATCGACACCCGTTTCTTACCAAACCGGCACCGATGGTGAATTATCGGTTCGTTGCACAGCCGTTCGACTGCGGGGTCGGCTGGTAACCGTCGCATCGTTGCAAAACATTCGCTCTGAATTGCAGCAGCGGGAACTTGATGCGTGGCAAAATCTGACCAAAGTGCTTCGTCACGAAATCATGAACTCGATCACGCCCATTGTGTCGCTGGCCGGTACGATGCGAGATATTGTCGAAACCGATCTGGTGCCTATTGCTGAAGCGGGTATTCTTCTGGAGACAGGCAGTCCGGATTCACGTTCATCGTCTACCCTATCTTCTTCCGTGACCGATCTGCGGGATGCCTTAACAACCATTGAGCAGCGAGGTGCGGGGGTAATGCGCTTCGTCGATGCGTATCGTCACTTCACAACAATTCCGCAACCGAACTTTGCCGAGGTATCGGTCGATCAATTGCTACGCCATGTCGTACAACTCACGCAGGCGAACAACCAGAAACATCCGGTCAACATCACAACGACTATCGTGCTTCCGAACCTGGCCATTCGGGCCGATGCCGACCAGATCGAAATGGTACTGATCAATCTGCTCAAGAATGCAGTAGAGAGCATGGAGAAAACGCCTAATCCGGCCATTCATCTGGAAGCGTTGGCCGATGGACCGCGCGTTATTATCAGTGTCTCAGACAACGGCCCAGGCATCGAACCCGAAGCGCTGGAACAAATATTCATCCCGTTCTACACAACAAAAAAGACGGGTTCCGGCATTGGGCTCAGTCTGTCCCGCCAGATCATGCAGCTTCACGACGGTCAGTTGACGGCCACATCAACGCCTGGAAAAGGCAGTACATTTAACCTGGCGTTTTAA
- a CDS encoding acyl-ACP desaturase yields the protein MRFVGEKINALIGEYLKPIETNWQPTDFLPDTTQDNFLEEIKLLRESVRELSYDYVAVLVGDTITEEALPTYESWLMGMEGVDQSSPQHWTQWIRGWTAEENRHGDLLNKFLYLSGRVNMRAMEVSTQYLIADGFDIGTGRDPYRNFVYTSFQELATNISHRRTATLSKQSGCPQLSKICGVIASDEMRHAKAYKAFVGQIFEVDPTEMMLAFEDMMKKKIVMPAHFLRETGVKIGQTFSHFSDAAQRLGVYTVHDYIDILDDLLVDWNIASINELDDAGQRARDYLMALPNRLRRIADRTKVPTLEYPFSWIA from the coding sequence ATGCGTTTCGTCGGCGAAAAAATAAACGCCTTGATTGGGGAGTATCTCAAACCCATCGAAACAAACTGGCAACCGACTGACTTTTTGCCGGATACCACGCAGGACAATTTTCTGGAGGAGATCAAACTTCTTCGCGAGAGTGTCCGCGAGTTATCTTACGACTACGTGGCTGTGCTCGTTGGTGACACCATTACCGAAGAAGCGTTACCCACCTACGAATCGTGGCTGATGGGTATGGAAGGCGTTGACCAGAGCAGTCCGCAGCACTGGACCCAGTGGATACGCGGCTGGACAGCGGAAGAAAACCGGCATGGCGACCTCCTCAATAAATTTTTGTACCTCTCGGGACGGGTCAATATGCGGGCGATGGAAGTATCGACGCAGTACCTGATCGCCGACGGTTTCGACATTGGTACAGGGCGCGATCCGTACCGCAACTTTGTTTATACATCGTTTCAGGAGCTGGCTACCAATATTTCGCACCGCCGAACGGCTACCCTATCTAAACAGTCGGGCTGTCCGCAGTTGTCGAAGATCTGTGGCGTGATTGCTTCGGACGAAATGCGCCATGCCAAAGCCTATAAAGCCTTTGTTGGTCAGATCTTCGAGGTCGATCCAACGGAAATGATGCTGGCCTTTGAGGATATGATGAAGAAAAAGATTGTGATGCCTGCTCATTTCCTGCGCGAAACCGGCGTTAAGATCGGGCAGACGTTCAGTCATTTTTCCGATGCAGCGCAACGGCTTGGTGTCTACACTGTTCATGATTACATCGACATTCTAGATGACCTGCTAGTTGACTGGAACATTGCGTCGATCAATGAGCTGGACGATGCTGGTCAGCGGGCCCGCGACTATTTGATGGCGCTCCCCAATCGACTGCGCCGGATCGCCGACCGGACAAAAGTGCCAACACTGGAGTATCCGTTCAGCTGGATCGCCTAG
- a CDS encoding lysophospholipid acyltransferase family protein — MKKVLDYLLSAVYLLYFGLTLVIFHVFQVVAFHVFGKPAHKKVVDWMNAFIAYGWYLTGSTIQLRQRSDLPPNRPIIFVANHQSMFDISPIIWFMRRHTPIFVSKVELARGIPGVSYNLRKSGAALINRNDPKQAIVEIARLGKHIEQTKHSAVIFPEGTRSASGTMRPFVAGGLAMLLKRAPSALVVPIAIRGTGHFNPTGIFPLTSFSAMSWTVLSGIEPAGQTPDELVRLSQEAIAQELGVSSSVVS, encoded by the coding sequence ATGAAAAAAGTTTTAGATTATCTGTTAAGCGCGGTTTATCTGCTCTACTTCGGCTTGACGCTGGTTATTTTCCACGTCTTTCAGGTCGTTGCGTTTCACGTATTTGGGAAACCGGCGCACAAAAAAGTAGTGGACTGGATGAACGCGTTCATTGCTTATGGCTGGTACCTGACCGGAAGTACCATACAGCTTCGGCAACGGTCCGACCTGCCCCCCAATCGCCCGATTATTTTTGTGGCCAACCACCAGAGTATGTTCGATATTTCACCGATCATCTGGTTTATGCGTCGGCACACGCCCATTTTTGTGTCGAAAGTCGAACTGGCGCGTGGTATACCCGGCGTATCGTACAATCTGCGCAAAAGTGGTGCCGCACTGATCAATCGTAACGATCCGAAGCAGGCAATTGTTGAGATTGCCCGGCTGGGCAAACACATCGAGCAGACGAAACACTCGGCGGTTATTTTTCCGGAGGGAACGCGGTCGGCTTCGGGTACGATGCGCCCTTTTGTGGCTGGTGGACTGGCTATGTTACTGAAACGGGCACCGTCTGCGCTCGTCGTTCCCATTGCCATTCGGGGTACCGGTCATTTTAACCCAACCGGTATATTTCCGCTAACCTCTTTTTCGGCTATGTCGTGGACGGTGCTGTCGGGCATTGAACCCGCTGGTCAAACGCCGGATGAGCTTGTGCGACTATCGCAGGAGGCTATTGCGCAGGAGCTTGGCGTATCAAGCAGTGTTGTTAGTTGA
- a CDS encoding sigma-54-dependent transcriptional regulator, producing MQDAKLLLVDDDPDVLLAARLLLKRHVGAVDIEKNPEKLPFLLNNNRYDAIVLDMNFQRDVSSGREGFAWLDRILDIDPAARVILFTAYGDVEMAVRAIKAGAVDFVLKPWQNDKFLDTIRGAVEGRKDDKDDSDKGGKDKQSAKTAGKHTSIIGSAMRPILETVERVAPTDANVLILGENGTGKDLIARAIHEHSDRKDKPFVSVDVGALTESLFESELFGHVKGAFTDARDDRAGRFEEANGGTIFLDEIGNLTASQQARLLTVLQQRQVTRVGSNKARSVDVRLVCATNADLNQRVEERQFRQDLLYRINTIELHLPPLRERPSDIGLLAEHFLKKYAKQYNRSVSGLSPALLAEMKQYRWPGNVRELQHAVERAVILARPELAQGTLLEPGNFVFRKDSSATASPVNETLQLEDMERQLIQQAMQKHRGSITDVARELGVSRQALYRRLEKFGL from the coding sequence ATGCAAGATGCTAAACTCCTACTCGTCGACGATGATCCCGACGTGCTGCTGGCTGCCCGGTTGCTGCTAAAACGGCACGTTGGCGCGGTAGATATCGAAAAAAATCCCGAAAAACTGCCTTTCCTGCTCAACAACAATCGATACGATGCCATTGTGCTCGACATGAATTTCCAGCGCGATGTCAGCAGTGGCCGTGAAGGATTTGCCTGGCTTGATCGTATCTTAGACATCGACCCTGCTGCCCGTGTGATTCTGTTCACGGCCTATGGCGACGTTGAAATGGCCGTGCGGGCCATCAAAGCGGGTGCCGTTGATTTTGTGCTCAAACCCTGGCAAAACGATAAGTTTCTGGATACCATCCGGGGCGCGGTCGAAGGGCGCAAAGACGATAAAGACGATAGTGACAAGGGCGGGAAAGATAAACAATCGGCAAAAACCGCGGGAAAACATACGTCCATCATTGGCTCGGCCATGCGCCCGATACTGGAAACCGTCGAGCGGGTAGCCCCAACTGACGCCAACGTCCTGATCCTGGGCGAAAACGGAACCGGCAAAGATTTGATCGCGCGCGCCATTCACGAGCATTCGGACCGGAAAGACAAGCCGTTCGTGAGTGTGGATGTGGGCGCTCTGACCGAAAGCCTGTTCGAGAGCGAATTATTCGGTCACGTAAAGGGTGCGTTCACCGATGCCCGCGACGATCGCGCCGGTCGTTTTGAGGAAGCCAATGGGGGCACCATTTTCCTGGACGAGATTGGCAACCTGACCGCTTCACAACAGGCGCGGTTGCTGACGGTGTTGCAGCAACGGCAGGTAACCCGCGTAGGATCGAATAAAGCCCGTTCGGTCGATGTGCGGCTCGTCTGCGCGACGAACGCCGATCTCAACCAGCGCGTAGAAGAGCGGCAGTTCCGACAGGATTTACTGTACCGCATCAACACGATCGAACTTCACCTGCCCCCCTTGCGCGAGCGTCCGTCCGACATTGGGTTACTGGCCGAACATTTCCTGAAAAAATACGCAAAGCAATACAACCGGTCCGTTTCGGGACTGAGCCCGGCCTTGCTGGCCGAAATGAAACAATACCGCTGGCCGGGCAACGTCCGTGAGTTGCAACATGCGGTTGAACGGGCGGTGATTCTGGCTCGTCCGGAACTGGCGCAGGGCACCTTGCTCGAACCGGGTAATTTTGTCTTCCGGAAAGATTCATCGGCAACCGCGTCGCCGGTAAACGAAACGCTGCAGTTGGAGGATATGGAGCGGCAACTGATTCAGCAGGCCATGCAAAAACACCGGGGCAGCATCACGGACGTGGCGCGGGAGCTGGGCGTATCGCGGCAGGCCCTCTACCGACGACTGGAGAAATTCGGACTATAA